The Branchiostoma lanceolatum isolate klBraLanc5 chromosome 7, klBraLanc5.hap2, whole genome shotgun sequence nucleotide sequence tttgaaaaacagtgggtttgagagatctctagtgcagcacccccaagtatgcacagtttagatatacaggagtgcattatactgtgggacgttgggttagagatctgtttggacgtatcttttcagggtggagGAATTATTTgccctggtggaatcatgttagtagatgttacatctgATCTTTGGACAATTTAGTGGTGAGTCATAAAAATCATGCCTAGCTGGAAGGTCAATTTTTAAAACACTGTCACAGTTACTCCTCTCCTTTTGAGTTATTGACCACCAGTAAGCTTTTATTTGCAATCTCTTACTTAAGTTTTTAATTGCTGCCCTCCCCCATCAGTTTGTGTAATAAAGATGTTATCTCATAGTTGCTGTGTTGTATTGTCCCCTACAGGGTCCTATGGTGCTGTACCAGTATGATGAGTCAGGACAGTTCCTACCTGTTCCTCTAGAGGTGGCCCTCCCCACCCATGTGTCAGTAGTACAGGCCATGACCATCCAGCAAAGATTCTACCTTGTCACTGTCTCCTCCAGGAATAACACCAAGTCCAATGTCTTCAGGTGCTGTCTTCTTAATCAGGCAGTTGACAAGTGTTTAATTTCATTTATTGCAGGCAGCAAACTGGTGCCGATATGATTGTGAAATTGGTAAATTTGTATCTAAGTTGTACTGCCTTGTTGAGAAAGACAGGAATTCCAATCATCAGTAATTATTCATAAGGGATATTCTTTTAAGCGGTGTTAGGAATATTTTTTAGTGTTAGGGATACTATCTTAACCAGTGTTAGGGATATCATTTTTAACAGTCTTAGGGATAAACAAAAAGGGATCTGTAACTAGACTGAGAGGAATTTGTATGAAGGGAAGGTGACGTTAAGAATTATgtacagtaaatttcaaatattgtggCTCAATAAACTTCTGCTCTCCAAAATCTTAAAGATCTGAAATAATTGAATATAGTCCTTTTTTCAGTCACGTATAGTGATTGCTGAGAAACACTTCTGTTGTGTAGGTTGGAGTTCTCCGGTCAAGAAGAAACTGGTGAGGAGAAAATTTTGGATGAAGCAAGAGTGATGGTGAAGAAACTATCCAAGAAGACAGAAGAGCTGCAAGGCAGGGTGAACAAAATATGGGGCCAATTTGATAAAATCATGACTCGCACAGATGATCAGGTGAGATAACCTTTAACCATTGCATGTACAATTGTCCTCAATGTTTgagagaatgaaaaaaaagagaaatggaATAAATTAACCCTCCTTAAGATCAATCTactaggttacataaatctgccactggTTGGAGACTTGTTTGGAAGCATCTTTTCAGGATGGCAAAATTGTGTACGCTGGTAGAATTATGTAATAGTAGATGTTGGGGGTCAGAAAGTTGTGTtttaatgttaaatgtattttcttccaTGTCATCTTTTGTAAATGGCCCTGATTATTTACATTGTTTAATTCTACTGAAGCCAATGCTGTGATTATCTGTAAGATTCATTGTGTGGCCCTTATATCCAGACTGTGACAGGAAACCATGAGTATGAGTATGTGGAGGTGGAGCATCTGACGGTGCAGAACTTGAAGATTGTTCGGCCTCCAAAGCCAGAAAGCAGTGAAAAGTCTGTATCCACTACACTGGACCTGTCAAGCCTGATGAAGAGAGTTAGCAGGACTGGGAGGATGCTTGGAGACATTGAGGAGAAGATAGAAGATGTTGTTATGATGACTGGAGGACCCAGCATCATCAAAGGTATTGTGCTTTGAGTTCCAACATTTTAAGATTGTTTCTCAACTGAATTTTTGTACCACTTTATCAAAATTTCCCTCATACAAAATTAAGTGAGCTGCCTGTTGTTATTTTGGTTAACAATAATCTCCTGTTAGTATGTAGACAAACATACGAGTAGATGAttgcatttcagcaccaaggagagggaaTATCATTCTcagaatgtatttttttattgcacCAAAAATATGTCTGCATCTGGTTTTTTAAACATAATTATGCACTTACTGATAGATGCACTGCTGTATTGATTGTCTTGAATGAAATGTGTATCTGAAAAGCCTCCTCCCATTCTAGGCCAACTATGGTCGGGTAGATCATAGATTAATATTACCAGAAATTTTGCTAGAAATTTTACATGTTTTGATGCTCCAAATTGAAATTATATACTGTTCAATCATGATTCTATTTCTAAGACTCATACTAAGTTTTATATTAAAAAAATGTGTTGCATGTGCTTTCTGTAGGTACCAAGACCTTTGCTAGGGATGTAACTGTTGAAGAGCTTGTTGTTGAAGAGGTGACAACATCTGGACTGGTGAATGGGGTGGATTTTGTGGAGCTGGACAGATCAGTGGTGAAGAAGACTGGAGACCAGGAGATATGGGGAGATGTGATCATCCATGGTGATGTCAACATAGCTGGGGATGTAGAGGTTTCCGGAACCACCAATAATGTCTCATTAGGTTAGTTAACATGTCAGTCTATGATAAGTCAGTGAGATTGTAGAATAACTGTTAATTTTGTATCACATGCAAGTATTGATGCTGTTATAAAAGTGTGCATTGATAAAACTTTCTTGTGCGTTgttaaagacaatttaggatgatAGTGACAAAACTTtaagtaaaaaaatgtaaataaggatTGAGTGAAAagatgtaaatatatatatatggattgCCTCCTGTCAAATTGCTTATAAAGTAAGTTGTAAGGGATGCCAACTTACCGGTATTTACCTGTGTGTACCTGATGGGGATGACAGTGATAAAACTTTAGTGTGCATTGTTAAAACTCTAACATTCGTTACTTTAGCGAGAAGTTTGTTGTGCTTTCTATTGACAACTTTTTTTGCACTTCTGTGCCTCTCTCTCCACCCCAGCCGTTTAATACTCTATCACAGCAGGCCTATTCCCTGCCTTCTCAAATTACagttgataatacatgtactgtaaatgcagaaatgtttgcggtggttttatgttcttggtttttgcagtgaactctttaccacaaacataaaaccaccgcgaaaagccgttccattgtgtgactgtagcgctactattgtttcaaacgtaaaACCACCAAGTACACTCTTTTCCACCCCatcacgaaattaaatccccgcagacatttctgcatttacagaatgTTGTAACTCAGACAATGTCATACTAAATTTCTATTGAATTTTGATTGACCTTTGATATCCCTTGTTCCAGATGATCTGGTGCTGATCAACGAGAACAGTAATCTGACAGCTGAGTTCACATTCTCTGGGTCACCAGCAATCGTCGTGGACGGTGACGTTCAAGTCAATGGAACAGTCAACAACCTGTCGGTTTGTTCTGTTGGATCAATTGTTGTTTATGATATCACAAAATTCCCAAGAACAATATTTTTACATGGATGAttgcttttcagcaccaaggagagagaATATTGTTTTCAGAGTGCGAATAATTGCATATCTTTATAGTAGTATAACTGGGTGATATACAGTTGCCACAGTAAATTGATACCAGTACTAACTGGATATTGAACCATTTTGGACAATTTTTCTGTATTAGTCACACTTTGTTCCCCATGAATGACTTTCTGTGTACTTGTGTACTGTTTTTCTCGTAAGCCATACTTAACCTAACAATCTGTTTCCTccacagatttaaaaaaaactggttCTGTTTGATTTCCATTTGTATGTAGATACCAGAAGACTTGGTTCTTGTGTATGGAGATCAGGAAATTGCAGGCCTGAAGActattgatgaaaatgtcatttttgatgGCAATATGGTGATTGGCATGTACAAAGAAATAGATGGGGTAAGTGCTTAGCCAGCATTGTACAAGTGACTCAAAACTCTGTCATACACTTAGCACTGAGAAAGCTTGTTAAAATGTTAAATGATAGACTTTGAACTTTGTCACATTTGAAGTACACATATATATGTTTGATGCTACAATTTTAAACGACCAACACTGTAGTAACAGTAACTTTTCTATCATTGAGTCTCTGATCTTATTACAATGCCTTTCTTGAGAATAGCAATCCTCCGACATTCTCCTTACTTTTTCTTTACTCTGTTCCATACAGATAGATGTGTCAGAATTTGTGAACCAAGTTGTTCTCCTGAATGAGAACCAGACCATCAATGGCTCACTAATCTTTGACGACCTGACAGTCACCGGTGACCTGATAACGGAGGGCCTGGTGAATGGAGTAGACATTGTTGATTTGGCTGACAATGCTGTGTACAAGGACACCAATCAGGTCATTTATGGTGGGTTAGAAATGGTCTATTTTGCAACTGCCAAGAAGTTATTAAGTATTTCCCTACTCTTAATGCAATCTGATTCTAATGCACTTTGCTACAGCAACAACTTTACACAAATTACTAGTATTTAAGTTGAAGAAGTCAATACTAGTTTTTCTTTACTTGTTAACTCTAATACCTCCTTTATTGGCCACTATATTGGAGCCAATGCTATAATAGAATGTGTCAGTTTAATGGATGTAATTCCATACAAACCTCTCTACAACTGAAAGGATAACAGTAAAGACCTAAAAAAAGTAAATGATAATCCTTACTTTTTTTACAGTTacttttgtatgattttattgAAATTCTTCATTTTGAAGGTGgtcattgatgaaaattttTTCTTCTAATTCAGGTGTGAAAATTTTCAATGGGACTAAAGGTGAGGATAGAGACATTGTTCCCCAAACAGTGCAATTTAATTTCTAAAAAATTCTAAATGAACAGTTGAGCcgtcaatattttcttttattggtGTCTTGCATCAAATCTATGCACAAATGTACGCTCATAGAGACATATCTCTGTGATTTCCCAAGGCGTGTTGCTGAATATAACTGGTGACATGACAGTGGATGGACAGTTGAATGGTTATTTTGTTCCTGATGACTACATCACTACATCTACTGACCAGACTGTGACAGGGTCTCTGGTGAGGAAGAAAAGCAGTTTTTAAGTGTAGACATTTTTCCTCTTTTACTATTTCCCCTCAAACAATTCTTACAAATTTGGAAGATCATTTCAAAAGACAAAGTGACTTCTATGTGTTTAATATCTTGTGATAGAATAGTAATTTTTCACTGTATACTGTTACCTCTCTATGATAGTGCAAgcttttcaatttgtacttcaAAGCATTTGTATGATCAGTTGTTTTGCAAACATGACATTTGTCATTTGATGTGGTCCTGCCAGACAATAACTGGAGACATGCATGTGAGTGGGGACATCGAGATGGATGGTGGTGTGGGCTGGACTGAGGATGGGCAGATGACCTGGATTGACCTCTCTGAGGATGCAGTTCTGGTGTATGGGGACCAGAATATAACAGGTTGGAGGGTTTGATAAGTAGTTTTCTTGTATTTAAAATTTGTTACTTCATTGAACACAAATGGAGCTGATCAAGATGTTTATTATTCTTAAGCACATAACAGATGTTTGCTGTTGGTAACTAAGTTAGATTTTTGCACTTTAAGTAAGTAAGGATTGTGATTTTATGGTGAGACATTTTTCAATTCATTGCCTCTTGTGTTCACAGGACATAAGACTTTCACAAACAACATCACTGTTGAGGGGGACATAGACATGTCTGAAGGAATTACCATAGATGGCGTAGATGTTTCTGAACTTGACGAGAAGTCAGCCAAGAAGAATGAAGCAACCGTCATCGAGGACTTTGTCATCTTCCAAAAAGATGTGAATGTCACCGATGTGATCCTCAACAGCACATTGGATGATATTGATATCAGTGAGTTTGCCGAACAAGTATTTACCAAGTCAGGCAACCAAACCATCTATACAAAGATGACGTTCAAGGTATGTAAAGTTAGATTATACTACTTTACCTGAAGGGTATCTACTTCGTTAAgtacatattatattatattcatCTAAGTATCTGGCATGTTCAATACTTGTTTTTAATGAAGTTTTATTATTGTAAGAGTTGATAGAGTTGTGTCTCAAATATTTTTTCTGAGAGCTTCCAAAAGTTGTATTAAGGCCATCTCCAAGGGATAGTTTGGAGATCCATTGTGGGAGGGATTTCATCTTTTAGTATGAACTTGAAAACTCTTGACAGTGTTCTACATCAGTTTTGTTATTGACTGTGTTCTGCAGcagatgttgttgttgaaatgtgCCACAGCTGCAATCAGTTTACTCCTTTTTTATGATCTTCTAGAACTTGACCTTGGGGGATGTTGACCTCTCGGGCCTGCTCGATGGTGAGGAAGTACCTGGGAACTTGGTAACCACGGCAACAGATCAGGAGATCAGCGGGAGCTGGGTGGTGGAAGGCGACTTGGATGTTACAGGTGACCTGGTGGTGGCTGAGGGGGTGACTGTGGGAGGGGTGGACTATTCCAAGGTGGACAGGACTGTGGTGAAAATCCATGGCAACCAGACCATCACTGGACCAGTGCAGTTTGCTGGGAATGTCACGTTCTGTGACATGGAACTACAGGGACTTTTGAATGGAGTCAATATACCGGAGGACCTGGTGTTGAAATATGGAGACCAGAACATAACAGGTAGTCATGACTTGTGCAGGGTACTTTACATATGAATATAGATATCAGAATTACTgacaaagaaaatgatatttctgaATCAGCTGTTCTCAGTGGCTTGTTTGGTTGTTGTAGATAGGGATTTTATTATCcatatacaaaattcaatgttgtttgtgctgtttttcatttatctatttatgtaaGCTTACAAAAAGTAACTGGACAGGGGTGACAGAACCAGATCAGTCCTTTCTCTAGACCCCTgtccaaaataaaaacatagaaatatgattcaaaagcaaaaagtgatGAGGTATGATTTTTATGGAATGATCCATATGTGATGGATTGACTAATGTTGAAAAGGGCACAAGATCTTCTTGGATGATGTGTACGTGATGGGTGACCTGTATGCTGAAGAGGTCAGCACTGGTGACGGACTTCTCAATGACATCGACATCGTGCAACTGGCTGAGAATGCTGTCATGCTGGAGGGAGACCAGAACATCACCGGACAGAAGACATTCCTTTCTGATATAAAAGGTACCGTCTGTCTGTGGAGAAAACTTGTGGCATATACATTTTACGTATTACCATATGCCTAATGCATTTGATGCAATTGTGACTTGCATTGCAGATAATAAAGAATCACTTTCCTAATCTCAGCCAGATTATTTGGCATATGTTCTGTTTTTCAAATGGTGACATTTTTCTCTTGGAGCAGTGCTTGGGGACCTTACCGTGGAGGGACTTGTGAATGGGGTGGACCTGGTGGACTTAGCAGAATCTGTGGTCACTCTCTCTACTGACCAAGTCCTGGATGGTGAAACTTTGGATTACTCAGATTATTTCTATTGTTGTTATTAGGTTGAACATTGAATTTAAAGAAGCCAAAATCTCATATGCTAGATTGTAAAAGTTGCAATCCAggtaatatgtgtttttttgctATAGACTGCATATTCCTGATTGAGCTGAAATTTCACAAGTCACATGCTCATGTTCTCAAACAGATCTTTTATGTAATTTCTTAAGAACATTATCTTACTTAAAGATGTACTCTGAAAGTCCAATGACATACATATGCTTACTGAATTTTATCTTGTAGGGGATTTTATATTGATGGGTGATGTTGAGTTTCTCGGGGAGGATGTTGAGGTAAATAACACTTTGAATGGAGTGGACCTGTCTAAGTTTGCAGAGGAAGTTGTCCGCATGTCAGATGATGTCATCACAGGCTCCAAGACATTCTCTGGGTAATTACAATAGTTATGCACTCATTCAgactttttgattttttgtatTACCAAGGAACCTTCTCTTTATTACATATTCATAGTAGCATAGTAGATCTTTTGGCTAACTTTTAAGTTAGCAACATTGtattgaaaaatacaatgttgAATGTGGAAGTGTCATTGTAAGTCTTTTACATATATTTATGCTctcattcaaacattttgtatttgtttgcatCACCAAGAAACCTCCTTTTTACTACAAATTCATAGTAGCAGAGTATATTTCACATCATAAAACAATTCAGCCGTAGTGATGCTGTCATTTGGTTTGGAGATTTACATGTAGACGAAAAATGCATACTTTGAAAAatgcatactagtacttttaaCAGTTTATGAGAAAAGTGCTGAGTCGACATGTAACATAGTTTCTGACAACTTTTCTGTGATTCTCCCAGTGATGTGGTGATTATGGGACACCTTGAGGTGGATGAGGTGAATGGAGTTGACATCTGTGACCTTGCCAGCAATGTCCTCTACAAGTCCAAACCACAGACCCTCACTGGACACAAAATCTTCCATGACAGCTTCACATGTGGTGAGGGTAATTCATTCCTGCAATGAATAGAAATGTATAAGGTATGCAAGTATAttcaaataatgaatgaatggatgatttTATtgggtgacaatgtatggcaatgtacagatgACATAAGTTACAATCTAGgtctgtttttttaaacaattcttATTACTTTTACTACATATCAAATGAAAATTagagtaactagagttccacaaacacattatcttcgccaaataatcaaggcttatcatggagagtgattaatatttacgtgcttatcaccccctgcaaatttgatcatgctccataccatttggaagttatgatggggcgaatgagtccagtttagatatggttaaaaatcatttggtggtacaggactagtaacgttaacgttatgtgtagagtgtgctgatatatgttataactggtcatgaaaaaatatgagtatgttgatattatatgggccacaaaggttcgatattgcagtgttgtaagttgaaagtgatgatgacatagtacagtcaatatatatgaatagaataaatctggctggttgttgacgtgtttctaggtgttttaggtgtttttgtcaggctttctattttgtccctatttcgtcaTGTCGCCAACCAGCCGACTGCTGTCACTGTCACTATCCCCACGAATTTGTTTATCCCGGATTTTATGCAGTACTAAATAAAAGGGAAAAAATCTGTAAC carries:
- the LOC136438363 gene encoding uncharacterized protein; its protein translation is MWFGLVLLLLWPSVTSSQTEGNRHRHGQNSRHADHLGLDDPTHVQRAMRQWLKQRMVKHREDVSELYRTRVRDPRKKRAIGLGASIPADESNRLWLRQVVELTQCLECEDYIMEGQHSVVSGMTAFNFSGDVYLGFIRNGPWTNSNIYRFDTDLETFHAHDSILTHGAQGVATDLITDITTGSPHVLMAVTSNITNTVAGYYAPTVTIYGKTSPYTGFERRQSIINPEGQSASMFRYDDHLWLAVATFADPGKPEEHQKKYQYRSRVFRWERGHFDAIYSIQTEGAMDIEHLEISGESYLAVANHRSFDTFCTLSFLYKLDSETDEYELYQNFHTCGASDFEHFEMGGHHYLAVANQFKDVKLTGHPHSSHIFRQYQIDSVIYWWVGSQFIEWQFIPTIGITQWESLRLPNNEVVLIAANSQGPMVLYQYDESGQFLPVPLEVALPTHVSVVQAMTIQQRFYLVTVSSRNNTKSNVFRLEFSGQEETGEEKILDEARVMVKKLSKKTEELQGRVNKIWGQFDKIMTRTDDQTVTGNHEYEYVEVEHLTVQNLKIVRPPKPESSEKSVSTTLDLSSLMKRVSRTGRMLGDIEEKIEDVVMMTGGPSIIKGTKTFARDVTVEELVVEEVTTSGLVNGVDFVELDRSVVKKTGDQEIWGDVIIHGDVNIAGDVEVSGTTNNVSLDDLVLINENSNLTAEFTFSGSPAIVVDGDVQVNGTVNNLSIPEDLVLVYGDQEIAGLKTIDENVIFDGNMVIGMYKEIDGIDVSEFVNQVVLLNENQTINGSLIFDDLTVTGDLITEGLVNGVDIVDLADNAVYKDTNQVIYGVKIFNGTKGVLLNITGDMTVDGQLNGYFVPDDYITTSTDQTVTGSLTITGDMHVSGDIEMDGGVGWTEDGQMTWIDLSEDAVLVYGDQNITGHKTFTNNITVEGDIDMSEGITIDGVDVSELDEKSAKKNEATVIEDFVIFQKDVNVTDVILNSTLDDIDISEFAEQVFTKSGNQTIYTKMTFKNLTLGDVDLSGLLDGEEVPGNLVTTATDQEISGSWVVEGDLDVTGDLVVAEGVTVGGVDYSKVDRTVVKIHGNQTITGPVQFAGNVTFCDMELQGLLNGVNIPEDLVLKYGDQNITGHKIFLDDVYVMGDLYAEEVSTGDGLLNDIDIVQLAENAVMLEGDQNITGQKTFLSDIKVLGDLTVEGLVNGVDLVDLAESVVTLSTDQVLDGETLDYSDYFYCCY